One Gemmatimonadetes bacterium T265 genomic region harbors:
- a CDS encoding invertase → MLVGYARVSTAEQSLALQQDALSAAGCGRTFTDVVSGAVEERDGLAAALDYVRSGDTLVVWRLDRLGRTLRHLIAQVNALDAQGVGFRSLTEAIDTTTSGGKLVFHIFGALAEFERDLIRERTKAGLAAARARGRMGGRPRAMSETQLEMARMLLADTSRPIDEVCGALRVSRATLYRHVPAHARPARAVPPERVAHLHRTGSR, encoded by the coding sequence ATGTTGGTCGGCTACGCCCGCGTGTCTACGGCCGAGCAGTCGCTCGCCCTGCAGCAGGACGCGCTGAGCGCGGCCGGCTGCGGCCGTACATTCACTGACGTCGTGAGCGGGGCCGTCGAGGAGCGGGACGGACTCGCGGCCGCGCTCGACTACGTACGGTCAGGCGACACGCTCGTCGTGTGGCGCTTGGACCGGCTCGGGCGCACGCTGCGGCACCTCATCGCGCAGGTGAACGCGCTCGACGCGCAGGGCGTCGGCTTCCGCTCGCTGACCGAGGCGATCGACACGACCACGAGCGGGGGCAAGCTCGTCTTCCACATCTTCGGGGCTCTCGCAGAATTCGAGCGCGACCTGATTCGCGAGCGCACGAAGGCGGGGCTCGCCGCGGCCCGCGCGCGGGGCCGCATGGGCGGGCGGCCGCGCGCGATGAGCGAGACGCAGCTGGAGATGGCCCGCATGCTCCTCGCCGACACCTCGCGGCCGATCGACGAGGTGTGCGGGGCGCTGCGCGTGTCGCGGGCGACGCTGTACCGCCACGTGCCCGCGCACGCCCGCCCGGCCCGCGCGGTGCCGCCCGAGCGCGTCGCGCACCTGCACCGCACGGGTTCACGTTAG
- a CDS encoding phytanoyl-CoA dioxygenase, translated as MATTAIPSNAHADIPGNPTTATSSSVRLREHADPASLRVLTPEQWAFWRENGYVVVKGAVPAAQADQLAALLWEFEEKDPDDPETWYTPPRAEMKMKELTGTGMVELYNHQYEWDNRSSPRVYDAFVDIWGTEKLWVTIDRANLNLPMRPGAEYKGFIHWDYDPETKPQNVQGVLALADQTDPNMGGFQCVPELFRTYDTWKLTQPADRDHFKPDVTGFEVVKVPMEKGDLLIFHSSQPHGIRPNRSGDKVRMAQYISMMPAQEDNEALRRWRVSSWRDRRAPEGYAFPGDPRNWEQTRYGRAELSGLGEKLLGLRSWETGERIGTDAAATADGR; from the coding sequence ATGGCCACGACCGCGATCCCGAGTAACGCCCACGCCGACATCCCCGGCAACCCGACCACCGCCACCAGCAGCAGCGTCCGCCTCCGCGAGCACGCCGACCCCGCATCCCTCCGCGTGCTCACGCCGGAGCAGTGGGCGTTCTGGCGCGAGAACGGCTACGTGGTCGTAAAGGGCGCCGTGCCGGCGGCGCAGGCGGACCAGTTGGCCGCGCTCTTGTGGGAGTTCGAGGAGAAGGACCCGGACGACCCCGAGACTTGGTACACCCCGCCGCGCGCGGAGATGAAGATGAAGGAGCTGACGGGCACCGGCATGGTCGAGCTCTACAACCACCAGTACGAGTGGGACAACCGCTCGTCCCCGCGGGTCTACGACGCCTTCGTCGACATCTGGGGGACCGAGAAGCTCTGGGTGACCATCGACCGCGCGAACCTGAATCTGCCGATGCGCCCGGGCGCCGAGTACAAGGGCTTCATCCACTGGGACTACGACCCCGAGACGAAGCCGCAGAACGTGCAGGGCGTGCTCGCGCTGGCCGACCAGACCGACCCGAACATGGGCGGCTTCCAGTGCGTCCCCGAGCTCTTCCGCACGTACGACACCTGGAAGCTCACGCAGCCCGCCGACCGCGACCACTTCAAGCCCGACGTGACCGGCTTCGAGGTCGTGAAGGTGCCGATGGAGAAGGGCGACCTGCTCATCTTCCACAGCAGCCAGCCGCACGGCATCCGGCCGAACCGCTCGGGGGACAAGGTGCGCATGGCGCAGTACATCTCGATGATGCCGGCCCAGGAGGACAATGAGGCGCTGCGGCGGTGGCGCGTCAGCTCGTGGCGCGACCGGCGCGCGCCCGAGGGCTACGCCTTCCCCGGCGACCCGCGCAACTGGGAGCAGACGCGGTACGGGCGCGCCGAGCTGAGCGGGCTGGGCGAGAAGCTGCTCGGCCTGCGGTCGTGGGAGACCGGCGAGCGGATCGGCACCGACGCGGCCGCAACCGCGGATGGCCGCTGA
- a CDS encoding AraC family transcriptional regulator has protein sequence MRSTLEHVEADAGSSFRVFTPRLPGVFLWHYHPEYELAFIEGASGTRHVGDHVARYEGSDLVFVGPNVPHLNFDYGLAGAYRQVVVQLAPDFLGDALGSRPELAGIAALFARARAGVAFRGRTKAAAGRRLARLPGLPPFERLVVLLQVFQQLAAGAERGEATALGAGPLAHVHDPHTERQRLARVSRLVMEHYPRRIPLAEAADAASLSEAAFCRFFKRATGHTFTEFVNRYRVHEAQRRLLADDSATQAAFACGFESVAYFTRVFRRVTGENPLAFKRRHRAGATRG, from the coding sequence ATGCGAAGCACGCTCGAACACGTCGAGGCCGACGCCGGGAGCTCGTTCCGGGTGTTCACGCCGCGGCTGCCCGGCGTCTTCCTCTGGCACTACCACCCCGAGTACGAGCTCGCCTTCATCGAGGGGGCGAGCGGCACCCGCCACGTCGGCGACCACGTGGCGCGCTATGAGGGAAGCGACCTCGTGTTCGTCGGGCCGAACGTGCCGCACCTCAACTTCGACTACGGGCTCGCGGGCGCGTACCGCCAGGTGGTCGTGCAGCTGGCCCCCGACTTCCTCGGCGACGCGTTAGGCAGCCGCCCGGAGCTCGCCGGCATCGCCGCGCTCTTCGCCCGCGCGCGCGCGGGCGTCGCGTTCCGCGGTCGCACCAAGGCCGCCGCCGGGCGGCGGCTCGCGCGTCTGCCCGGGCTGCCGCCGTTCGAGCGGCTCGTCGTGCTGCTGCAGGTCTTCCAGCAGCTCGCCGCCGGCGCCGAGCGCGGCGAGGCGACCGCGCTCGGCGCGGGGCCGCTCGCCCACGTGCACGACCCGCACACCGAGCGGCAGCGGCTCGCGCGCGTGAGCCGGCTGGTCATGGAGCACTACCCGCGGCGCATCCCGCTCGCCGAGGCGGCGGACGCCGCGAGCCTGAGCGAGGCGGCGTTCTGCCGATTCTTCAAGCGCGCGACCGGGCACACGTTCACCGAGTTCGTCAACCGGTACCGGGTGCACGAGGCGCAGCGGCGGCTGCTCGCGGACGACTCCGCGACGCAGGCGGCGTTCGCGTGCGGCTTCGAGAGCGTGGCGTACTTCACGCGCGTGTTCCGGCGCGTGACCGGGGAAAATCCGCTCGCGTTCAAGCGACGACACCGGGCTGGCGCGACGCGGGGGTAG